CGCCAGCGCGGTCACCACCGCCCAGCTCGGGTAGACCCGCACCCGCCTGGTGATCTCCCGCAGCCGCTCCTCGGTCTCGCCGAGCGGCAGCTCGCGCGCGGTGACCTCGCCGACCAGGTGGTGCACCGCGATCAGCCGGTCGTAGTCGGGATTGCGCCTGCGCACCCGCCGCTCGGCCGTGGCGGGCGGCCTGCCGTCGTCGGGGACGTGCGACAGCGTGATCGCCGACAGGTTGACGTCCGCCTCGACGTGGCGCATGCCGTACGCCTCCAGGATCCTGCGCATGGCGCCGCCGACGTTCTCGGTCGCCTCGCCGCTGCCCAGCAGGAGTTCGCCGACCCGCAACGCCAGCGCCATGGCCCGATGCCCCTCGGCATCCGAAGCGGTGTATGTCATCGCACCGCGTCATACCCCCTGATCACGGCTTTGATCGAGGATCGGCGCGGCACCCCTCCCCACGTAGGAGGCAAGGGCGCGGACCCTGTCGGCGTGCTGGTCGTGACCCACGATCACCGGCGGCTCGTTGTAGGCCATGGCGTCGGAGCTGCGCCGCAGCTTGATGTACTGCCCGCAGGCGTCGATGGCGTAGGGCTCCATGTCGTCCTGCAACGCGCCGATCACCGTGATGCCGTATGTCTCGCCGATCCTGCGGAACAGCGCCACCGCCTCCCTGCGGTGCTCCTTGCCCAGGTTGCGCCCGAGCTCGTCGAGGACCAGGCACAGATGGCCGCCGCCGGACGACGCGATGGCCGCCGCGCAGACGAGCTTGACCGCCTTCTCGTCCATCAGCGCGGTGTTGGCCCTGCGGTTGTACGGCACGAAGCCCTGCCCCTCGCCGCGCCGCCACTTCGGCGTCACCCGCCACTGCCAGCGCTGCTCGGGGTCGGCGGGAGCGGGCGGCACCGGGAACTCCAGCGTCGCGCCGTAGCCGCCGTAGGAGGTGTCGAGCTTCTCGAACTCCTCCGCCACCCGCGTCAGCCGCGACTTGATCGCCGCCGTCAGCGCCGCCCGGTGCACCGCCGTCGACTGCGCGGCCTCCTCGGCGCCCTTCTCCGCGGCCGAGAGGTCGCGCTGCCGGGTCACGATCTGCGACTCGATCTGGCGGCGCTGGTGCTTCTCGTACTCCTCCTGCCCGCGCAGGTAGGAGGCCAGCGCCCCGCAGACCGCCGCGAACGTCGCCTGCTCCCTGCTGGAGCGCCCCGTGCGCTCGCTCATCAGGAAGCGCAGCTCCTCCGGCACCTCCTCCTCGTCGTCGCCGGGAAAGGTGTCGCGGAAGGCGCTGTCGAGGTGGCGCTCGGCGACCCGCCACCACTCCTCGGCCGTGCGCGGCCGCTCCTCCTCGGGCAGCGCCGCGATCCACTCCCTGGCGCCGTCGACCGTGCCGCCCCAGTCGCGGCCCAGCTCCGCCAGCCGCAGGCCCTCGCGCTCGGCCGTGACCCTGGCCGCCTGGTCGCGCGCCTGGGCGCGCTCGGCCTCGTGCCTGCCCCTGCGGCCCTCCATGCGCTCGATCTCGAGGTCGCGGGTGCGGGCCCGGAAGTCGAGCGAGCCCGCCTGCTGCTCGGCCACGGCGACCGCGGGGGTGAGCTCCTCCAGGGCGCTCGTCAGCTCGGCGAGCCTGGCCCGCCGCTCGGCCAGGCGGCGCTCGATGCCGTCGAGCTGGACGCCCGCCTTCGCGCCCTCCAGCCTGCGCTGCGCGGTCGCCACCCGCTCCTCGCCGGCGCCCACGGCCTGGGCGGCCTCCTCCTGCGTGTCGCGGGCCCGATTGAGCCGCTGCTCGGCGGCCTTGATGCGGGCCTCCCTGCCGGTCGCGACGCCGTCGAAGGCGCCGACCACGCTGACGCCCGCCGAGCTGACCAGCACCGAGCCAGGCAGGCCGGCGAGCGCCCTGGTGGCGGCGGCGAGGTGATCGGCGTCGACGACCACGGCGTGCTCGGTCGGCCATCCGCGCAGCTCGTCGAGGCCGGAGGCGCGGGTGTGGTCGCGCGCCTGCTCGGCCACGTCGAGGGAGTCGAGCAGGCCGGTCGCGCTCACGCCCGCCGCCGCGAGGGCGGTGAGCTGGGCGGCGGCCGGACCGCCCTCGGCGTCGTCAAGCGCCGCCTGCGCCGAGGCCACCTCACGGTCGGCCACGCCCAGCGCCTTCAGCGCCTCGTTCAGCTCGGCCCGCGCCGCGGCGAGCTCGCGCTCGGCGGTGGGCACGTCGCGGCCGTCGGCCAGCCGCCGCGTCTCCTCCAGCGAGGGGATCTGGCCGCGCAGCTCGTCGGCGGAGTTCTCCGCGACCGCGCGGTCGGCCTCGAGCTTGGCCGCCCTCGACTGCAGGGCGGCCAGCTCCCTGCGGGCCTCGACCACCATGCGGTCGAGCGTGTCGTCCTTGAGCGTGGCGATCTCGGCCTTGACCACCGCGATCGCCTCGGCCGTCGTCTCCTGCGCCGCCTCCAGCGTCTCGAGCTGGGCGGCGAGCGCCTCGT
This window of the Nonomuraea africana genome carries:
- a CDS encoding chromosome partitioning protein ParA; translation: MALAENVVGDRVLIAVQAVNISRLSTHPVPTVPGTLIVVAGAGPKDSNGAGKSSFIASITALLGDEQWRFASGAKAVSELLFNAELASGAGGRQWASADHGYIVGVFGPSGHDGYPAAALLDAPPGSSATGSSATDSGATDPDATDSGSSDSGASDSGASDSGASDNEAAAGEGLFPEPDATGGPVTVWLRVNQEAPHLEIRWREGVHLAAASSEAERVARADEVWSSLPRSAGRRDVVARDLTKVLYGERVRCVSFLSTSVRSKVATNLLSQPLNEISPERVFEAIAALTGLDAELEQEREARRDEHARRVRAAQAGERLKEFEAESSALLATFDRRDQARVRLAEALRCWRGRQARRLADAAERDEALAAQLETLEAAQETTAEAIAVVKAEIATLKDDTLDRMVVEARRELAALQSRAAKLEADRAVAENSADELRGQIPSLEETRRLADGRDVPTAERELAAARAELNEALKALGVADREVASAQAALDDAEGGPAAAQLTALAAAGVSATGLLDSLDVAEQARDHTRASGLDELRGWPTEHAVVVDADHLAAATRALAGLPGSVLVSSAGVSVVGAFDGVATGREARIKAAEQRLNRARDTQEEAAQAVGAGEERVATAQRRLEGAKAGVQLDGIERRLAERRARLAELTSALEELTPAVAVAEQQAGSLDFRARTRDLEIERMEGRRGRHEAERAQARDQAARVTAEREGLRLAELGRDWGGTVDGAREWIAALPEEERPRTAEEWWRVAERHLDSAFRDTFPGDDEEEVPEELRFLMSERTGRSSREQATFAAVCGALASYLRGQEEYEKHQRRQIESQIVTRQRDLSAAEKGAEEAAQSTAVHRAALTAAIKSRLTRVAEEFEKLDTSYGGYGATLEFPVPPAPADPEQRWQWRVTPKWRRGEGQGFVPYNRRANTALMDEKAVKLVCAAAIASSGGGHLCLVLDELGRNLGKEHRREAVALFRRIGETYGITVIGALQDDMEPYAIDACGQYIKLRRSSDAMAYNEPPVIVGHDQHADRVRALASYVGRGAAPILDQSRDQGV